Part of the Pseudomonas sp. Leaf58 genome is shown below.
GAGGTCATGCGCGGCAATCAGAACCTGTTCGTGCGCAAGGACGAAATCGAATATGCCTGGAAGTGGTGCGACCAGTTGATCGCCGGCTGGCGTAACGCGGGCGATGCGCCCAAGCCTTATGCAGCGGGCTCCTGGGGGCCGATGAGCTCGATTGCACTGATCACACGCGATGGGAGGGCGTGGTATGGGGATATCTGAACTGAAACTGCCAGTAACTGTGAAGGTGCACGCACTGGCAGATGCCAAAACGTTGGCCGCAACCCAGGCCCATGATGTGGCCGAACGCCTGCGCGCAGCCATTGCCGCCAAGGGCCAGGCCTGTGTGGTGCTGTCTGGTGGCCGCAGCCCGGTGCCGTTCCTGGAGAAGCTGGCCAGCGAACAGCTGGACTGGGCCAAGGTCACCGTCAGCCTGGCCGATGAGCGCTGGGTGCCGGTCGAGCACGCCGACAGCAACGCCGGCCTGCTCGCTCGCCACCTGTTCAAGGGCGCGGCGGCCAAGGCCAGTTTCGTTGGCCTGTACCAGCAGGCGGAGAACCTCGATGCCGCGGCGGCCAAGGCCGATCAGGCCTTGGCCAACCTGCCGCCGATCGACGTACTGGTGCTGGGCATGGGTGACGATGGCCATACCGCCTCGCTGTTCCCCGCCAGCCCCAACCTGGAGGCAGGCCTCGACCTGTCCTGCCCACGCCGCTGCCTGCCCTTGCTGGCGCCGAGCGTGCCGCACCAGCGCTTGTCGATGACTCGCTCGCTGCTTGCCAGCGCCGCTTTCACCGCGCTGTCCGTACAAGGGCAGAGCAAACTCGCTACCCTGCGCGCTGCGCTGGCTGGCAACGACCTTACTGAAATGCCGATTCGTGCTTTTCTTCACGACCCCCTGGACATCTACTGGTGCCCATGAGCCAAGGATCCACAATCATGACCACCCTCGAACGCCCACAGCCTATGCTCTCGATGGCCGACAAGGCCGCACGGATCGACGCCATCTGCGAAAAAGCGCGCATTTTGCCGGTGATCACCATCGCCCGCGAAGAAGACATCCTGCCGCTGGCTGATGCCCTGGCTGCCGGCGGTATCCGTACTTTGGAAGTAACCTTGCGCTCGCAGCATGGCCTAAAGGCTATCCAGGTGCTGCGCGAACAGCGCCCGGAGCTGTGTGTCGGCGCCGGCACCGTGCTCGATCGCAGCATGTTCGCCGCCGTTGAAGCCGCAGGCGCACAATTCGTTGTTACCCCGGGTATTACCCAGGACATTCTCGAGGCTGGCGTGGACAGCGAAATCCCACTGCTGCCGGGTATCAGCACGCCGTCCGAGATCATGATGGGCTATGCCCTGGGCTATCGCCGCTTCAAGCTGTTCCCGGCAGAGATTAGCGGCGGCGTCGCGGCGATCAAGGCCTTTGGCGGCCCGTTCGGCGACATTCGTTTCTGCCCAACCGGCGGCGTGAACCCCGCCAATGTGCGCAACTACATGGCATTGCCCAATGTGATGTGTGTGGGCGGGACATGGATGCTCGACAGCAGCTGGATCAAGAACGGTGACTGGGCGCGGATCGAAGCGTGCAGTGCGGAGGCGATGGCGCTGCTGGACGCTAACTGAATTTGTTGTGTGCTTTACGGCTTATGGGGCGCTTGGTCGGCGCCCCTTTTTTTGCCTGCAATTGTTGTGTTGCCTGTACTGGCCCTTTCGCGGGCAAGCCCGCTCCTACAGGGGCTGCAAAACGCCTGTAGGCGCGGGCTTACCCGCGAAGAGGCCGGGACAAGGCCAACAAAAAAGCCCGCATCAAACGATGCGGGCTTTCTCATTCATCATGCGAGGGCTCAGGCCGCCTTGGCTTCCTGCTGGCTAAGCGAGCGGTTCAGCGCACTGAACAGGGCCTTGAAGCTGGCGGTGGTGATGTTTTCATCGATACCCACACCGTGCACTGGGCGGCCACCGGCCACGCGCAGTTCGATATACGCCGCCGCCTTGGCGTTGGTGCCTGCACCAATGGCGTGCTCGTTATAGTCCATGATTTCCACGGCAATCGGCAGGCCGGCTACCAGCGCTTCCAGTGCGCCGTTGCCCTTGCCGCGCCAGTGCAGGGTGGTCTCGCCTTCACCGGCGACTTCCACTTCCACGGCGCTATGGCCGTTTTCTTCCTGCAGGCGATGGCTGACCAGTGCATACGGGGCGTTAGCCTGGAGGTATTCCTTGTGCAGCAGGCTGTAGATCTGCTGAGCGGTCATTTCCAGGCCCAGGCGGTCGGTTTCACCTTGTACCACTTGGCTGAATTCGATTTGCATGCGGCGCG
Proteins encoded:
- the pgl gene encoding 6-phosphogluconolactonase, coding for MGISELKLPVTVKVHALADAKTLAATQAHDVAERLRAAIAAKGQACVVLSGGRSPVPFLEKLASEQLDWAKVTVSLADERWVPVEHADSNAGLLARHLFKGAAAKASFVGLYQQAENLDAAAAKADQALANLPPIDVLVLGMGDDGHTASLFPASPNLEAGLDLSCPRRCLPLLAPSVPHQRLSMTRSLLASAAFTALSVQGQSKLATLRAALAGNDLTEMPIRAFLHDPLDIYWCP
- a CDS encoding bifunctional 4-hydroxy-2-oxoglutarate aldolase/2-dehydro-3-deoxy-phosphogluconate aldolase, whose product is MTTLERPQPMLSMADKAARIDAICEKARILPVITIAREEDILPLADALAAGGIRTLEVTLRSQHGLKAIQVLREQRPELCVGAGTVLDRSMFAAVEAAGAQFVVTPGITQDILEAGVDSEIPLLPGISTPSEIMMGYALGYRRFKLFPAEISGGVAAIKAFGGPFGDIRFCPTGGVNPANVRNYMALPNVMCVGGTWMLDSSWIKNGDWARIEACSAEAMALLDAN